The following coding sequences lie in one Chanos chanos chromosome 4, fChaCha1.1, whole genome shotgun sequence genomic window:
- the LOC115809225 gene encoding ankyrin repeat domain-containing protein 9: protein MDDTCKQRKFPSLLFYQAVRDLKPVWMLEDMRTMETFYWEENANQRTYTPSEALLYAIVHDHQAYAQYLLSHYSGEALAMPGERFCCCPSSAPHLAMAVRYDRRDILSLILGVAHRLPGMGSYMNRTGCFHLEDGKTPLHLACELLRSETVMLLLGNGASPQAEDHNGMTPLDVILEQLWDSKVNIRAKNMCLDNLLMFMPEIRFKLKSSLQKDPTCWTKVLGEDKFNYLIGNKPAPLFLIAMQRILLQLPPEQFPNSLDKLPIPRCLKPLPEASRQREHFKMF, encoded by the coding sequence ATGGATGACACATGTAAACAGCGTAAATTCCCTTCCCTTCTATTTTATCAAGCGGTACGAGACCTCAAGCCTGTATGGATGTTGGAGGACATGCGCACCATGGAGACCTTTTACTGGGAAGAAAACGCGAACCAGAGAACGTACACGCCATCAGAGGCGCTTCTGTACGCTATTGTGCACGACCATCAAGCATACGCACAGTATCTGCTTAGTCATTATTCAGGCGAAGCACTGGCGATGCCAGGTGAGCGATTTTGCTGCTGCCCATCGTCTGCTCCTCATTTAGCGATGGCAGTTAGGTATGACAGGCGGGATATCCTGAGCCTTATTTTAGGAGTAGCGCATCGGCTCCCCGGTATGGGCTCGTACATGAACCGTACAGGTTGCTTTCATCTGGAGGATGGCAAGACCCCGCTCCACCTTGCCTGCGAGCTACTACGATCAGAAACAGTCATGCTGTTATTAGGTAACGGTGCGTCGCCCCAGGCTGAGGACCACAACGGAATGACACCTCTAGACGTCATCCTTGAACAGCTTTGGGACTCTAAGGTAAATATTAGGGCAAAAAACATGTGCTTGGACAACCTGTTGATGTTCATGCCAGAAATTCGTTTCAAACTGAAAAGCTCTTTGCAGAAAGATCCAACATGCTGGACCAAAGTCCTAGGAGAGGACAAATTCAACTACCTCATCGGAAACAAACCGGCCCCACTGTTTCTCATCGCTATGCAAAGGATTCTCCTGCAGCTACCGCCAGAGCAGTTCCCCAACAGTCTGGACAAACTCCCTATACCAAGGTGTCTAAAGCCACTTCCAGAAGCCAGCAGACAACGTGAAcacttcaaaatgttttaa